The Flammeovirgaceae bacterium genome contains a region encoding:
- a CDS encoding S9 family peptidase, which translates to MKQLITALLILQSLAISAQKQITVDDFTLRNTFATRSVYGINWMKDGKYYSSQDGNKIVRINITTGQAEEMLCDGDALTPKISIQDYEFSSDEKKLLLMTEREGIYRRSFKAEYYIYDLATKTVQKLSPNGKQSYAALSPDAANVAFVRGNNLFYVNLSSMKEVQVTDDGKFNHIINGSTDWVYEEEFSFAKAFYWSPDGKKLAYHRFDESNVRQYTMQKWNKGALYPEDYVFKYPKAGEANSVVEIWIYDLASGKKIKADIGSETDIYIPRVKWTTNPNTLSIRRLSRLQNVLDILHADASTGTSKVVLTEKNDKYIDIDYCDDLTYLNDGKHFVHSSEQSGYKHLYLYTIDGKPVNQITRGDWEVTEFLGADEKSKTLYYISTEGGHLGRQLFAISYDGKKKTALTSVPGTHTINLSTDYQYYLDYFTSASQPLQVTLFQVKGNKQVKVIETNEALSKRAEEYGLVGREFFTYPSADGITQLDATIMKPRDFDPSKKYPVMVFQYSGPRAPSVRQAYGPDTWGQLLVQKGYLVVTLDTRGSGYRGEKFVKQTYKEMGKLELEDLLAGGKYLASLPYVDGSRLGIYGWSYGGFMASLVMTKGAGVYKLGIAGAPVTNWRYYDNIYTERYMQLPKDNASGYDDNSPIKYADRLQGHFLLIHGTGDDNVHFQNSVALQDALINAGKQFRSFYYPDDPHGVRGAKRRHHLYTMMTDFILEKL; encoded by the coding sequence ATGAAACAATTAATCACAGCCCTGCTCATACTTCAGTCGCTTGCTATTAGCGCTCAAAAACAAATCACCGTTGATGACTTTACCCTCCGAAACACGTTTGCCACACGCTCGGTGTATGGTATTAACTGGATGAAAGATGGCAAGTATTATTCTTCTCAGGATGGAAATAAGATTGTCAGGATTAACATAACCACCGGCCAGGCCGAGGAAATGCTTTGCGATGGTGATGCACTCACACCGAAAATTTCTATTCAGGATTATGAATTCAGCAGCGATGAGAAAAAACTTTTGCTGATGACGGAACGCGAAGGTATTTACAGAAGATCCTTCAAAGCCGAATATTACATCTATGATTTAGCAACTAAAACAGTACAAAAGTTATCGCCAAACGGCAAGCAATCGTATGCCGCCCTTTCGCCCGATGCAGCCAACGTGGCTTTTGTGCGCGGCAACAACCTGTTTTATGTTAACCTTTCAAGCATGAAGGAAGTACAGGTTACCGATGACGGGAAGTTTAACCACATCATTAACGGCAGCACCGACTGGGTGTATGAAGAGGAATTTAGTTTCGCCAAAGCATTCTACTGGTCGCCCGATGGGAAGAAACTGGCCTACCATCGCTTCGATGAATCGAACGTGAGGCAATACACCATGCAAAAGTGGAATAAAGGTGCACTGTACCCGGAAGACTACGTGTTTAAATATCCCAAAGCCGGTGAAGCTAATTCAGTGGTTGAGATATGGATTTATGATTTGGCATCCGGCAAAAAAATAAAAGCCGACATCGGTAGTGAAACCGATATTTATATTCCTCGGGTTAAATGGACAACCAACCCAAACACCCTTTCTATCCGCAGGTTAAGCCGCCTCCAGAATGTGCTCGATATACTTCATGCCGATGCAAGTACAGGAACAAGCAAAGTAGTGCTAACCGAAAAAAACGATAAGTATATTGATATCGACTATTGCGATGATCTTACCTACCTGAATGATGGAAAGCATTTTGTTCACTCCAGCGAGCAAAGCGGGTACAAGCACCTGTACCTCTACACGATTGACGGCAAACCGGTTAACCAGATTACCCGGGGCGATTGGGAAGTAACTGAATTTCTGGGTGCCGATGAAAAGTCAAAGACGCTGTACTACATCTCTACAGAAGGAGGTCACCTTGGCCGACAGCTCTTTGCCATCAGCTATGACGGCAAGAAGAAAACGGCTTTAACTTCGGTGCCAGGTACGCACACCATCAATCTCAGCACCGACTACCAATACTACCTTGATTACTTTACCAGCGCTTCGCAGCCACTGCAGGTAACCTTGTTTCAGGTAAAAGGAAACAAGCAGGTGAAAGTGATTGAGACCAATGAGGCGCTCAGCAAACGCGCGGAAGAATACGGACTTGTAGGCCGGGAGTTCTTTACCTATCCATCGGCTGATGGCATAACCCAACTGGATGCAACCATAATGAAGCCGCGCGATTTTGATCCATCAAAAAAATACCCCGTTATGGTATTTCAGTACAGCGGCCCGCGTGCACCCAGTGTGCGCCAGGCATACGGCCCGGATACCTGGGGCCAATTACTTGTTCAAAAGGGCTACCTGGTGGTTACGCTGGATACCCGCGGGTCGGGCTACCGCGGAGAAAAGTTTGTAAAGCAAACCTATAAAGAAATGGGCAAGCTGGAACTGGAGGATTTACTGGCTGGCGGAAAATACCTCGCTTCATTGCCCTATGTGGATGGCTCGCGCCTGGGCATTTACGGATGGAGTTATGGCGGATTCATGGCATCGCTGGTAATGACAAAAGGAGCAGGCGTGTATAAACTGGGTATTGCCGGGGCACCGGTTACCAACTGGCGGTACTACGATAACATTTATACCGAGCGCTACATGCAATTGCCGAAAGACAATGCCAGCGGCTACGATGACAACTCGCCCATAAAATATGCCGACAGGCTCCAGGGGCATTTTCTGCTCATTCACGGAACGGGTGAC